CTCCGCTGCCGCGCGGCGCAAGACGGCGCCGCCTTGCGCGGCGCAGGGGAAGCGCTCAGCTGCTCGCCGCCAGTTCCTTCAGCAGGATCAGCTGCGCCACGCGGCGGATGCTGCGCGGGTGTTTGCGGCGATAGCTGCCGTCGGGCTGCATGTCCCAGGCCTGGCAGTTGTCGCCCAGGTAGGGGCGCAGCCCTTCCTTCATCACCCGGCGCTTGAGGCGGGGGTCGAGCACCGGGAAGGCGATCTCGATGCGGCGGAAGAAGTTGCGGTCCATCCAGTCCGCGCTCGACAGGTACATCTGGTCTTCGCCGTCGGCGTGGAAATGGAAGATGCGGTGATGTTCGAGGAAGCGGCCCACCACCGAGCGCACCCGGATGTTGTCCGACAGTCCGGGCACGCCCGGACGCAGCGCGCAGGGGCCGCGGATGATCAGGTCGATCTCCACGCCGGCCTGCGAGGCGGCGTAGAGGGCCTCGATGGTTTCCGGTTCGAGCAGGGCGTTCATCTTCGCCAGGATGCGTCCGCGCCGGCCCGCGCGGGCGATTTCGGCTTCGCGCCCGATCGCGGCCACGACCTTAGGCTGCAGCGTGAACGGCGACTGCCACAAGTGGCGCAGTTCGGTCGCCTTGCCCAGGCCGGTGAGCTGCTTGAACACGTCGGCGACGTCCTCGCCGATCTCCTTGTTGCAGGTGAGCAGGCCGAAATCGGAATAGAAGCGCGTGGTGCGCGGATGGTAGTTGCCGGTGCCCATGTGCACGTAGTGGCGCAGGCCGTCTTCCTCGCGGCGCACCACCATCAGCAGCTTGGCGTGGGTCTTGTAGCCGAACACGCCATAGACGACATGGGCGCCGACGTCCTCGAGGCGGCTGGCGAGGGCGATGTTGGCTTCTTCGTCGAAGCGCGCCATCAGTTCGAGGACGACGGTGACTTCCTTGCCTTTTTGCGCCGCACGGGCGAGATGCTCCATCAGCACCGAGTCGGTGCCGGTGCGGTACACGGTCATCTTGATCGCCAGCACCTGGGGGTCGTCAGCCGCCGCGCGCAGCATCTCGATCACCGGGGCGAAGCTCTGGAAGGGGTGATGGAGCAGGATGTCCTGGCTGCGGATGGCGGCGAAGATCGGCCGGCGTTTTTCCAGCGCCTTGGGCAGGCCGGGGACGAACGGGGAGTATTTGAGGTCGGGGCGCTCCACCCAGTCCGGGATCTGCATCAGGCGCACGAGGTTGACGATGCCCGGGGTGCGATAAAGATCGTCGTTGTCGAGGTGGAAGTGCTGCAGCAGGAATGAAGCCATGTCCA
The window above is part of the Thauera aromatica K172 genome. Proteins encoded here:
- the ppk1 gene encoding polyphosphate kinase 1, with amino-acid sequence MRHDHPYPADHFINRELSLLQFQRRVLAQAADPTVPLLERLRFLCIVSSNLDEFFEIRVSGLKEQIRVGSRKSGEDGISPSELLERVSREVHAIIARQYQLLNEDILPALEQEGIVFLRRNQWTEAQRAWIRMFFLNEVMPVLTPIGLDPAHPFPRVLNKSLNFAVELEGRDAFGRDSGAAIVQAPRALPRVIRLPREICGLEYGFVFLSSVLHAHVGELFSGMHVLGCYQFRVTRNSDLFVDEEEVKDLRASLKGELQQRQFGGAVRLEVADNCSVDMASFLLQHFHLDNDDLYRTPGIVNLVRLMQIPDWVERPDLKYSPFVPGLPKALEKRRPIFAAIRSQDILLHHPFQSFAPVIEMLRAAADDPQVLAIKMTVYRTGTDSVLMEHLARAAQKGKEVTVVLELMARFDEEANIALASRLEDVGAHVVYGVFGYKTHAKLLMVVRREEDGLRHYVHMGTGNYHPRTTRFYSDFGLLTCNKEIGEDVADVFKQLTGLGKATELRHLWQSPFTLQPKVVAAIGREAEIARAGRRGRILAKMNALLEPETIEALYAASQAGVEIDLIIRGPCALRPGVPGLSDNIRVRSVVGRFLEHHRIFHFHADGEDQMYLSSADWMDRNFFRRIEIAFPVLDPRLKRRVMKEGLRPYLGDNCQAWDMQPDGSYRRKHPRSIRRVAQLILLKELAASS